The genomic interval GCGGGTAATAGCGACCGCTCGGGTCGAAGTCGTAGAGGATTCCGGCGCGTTGCTCCTCGGTGAGGTCGGCTCGCGTCGAGATCTCGAACCGCACGCCGGCGTCGGGGTCGTCGCCGAGCAGGGCGATCAGGTCCGGGGCGAGGCGTGGGTTGCCGGCCAGGGAGCGGCGTTCGGCCGCCTCCCCGTGCCGTGCCACGTGCGCTGCCAGGTCATGCTCCAGCAGACAGGTCTGCAGCGCCTCGCGCTTGGCGTCCAGCTCCTCGAACACCGACCGGGACATCGGGTGCTCCTGATGGTGCAGCAGCAGCGCCCGTGCCCGCACCAAGTCGTGGGAGTCGGCCAGCAGCGCGTCTCGCGCCGGGGCGTCGAGGTGCGGCCAGGCCGCCGTGCAGGCCACGTGGCGCACGCCGGCGTCGGGGTCGGCGGTCAGGGCGACCGACAGGGAGGCGGGCAGGCCCTTGAGGCGGGCCGTCTCGGAGCGGACGCGCGGGGACGGGTCGGCGGCGAGTCCCCGGCAGGCGTCCTCGGGAAGTTCTGCCCAGCGGTCGGCGGCCACCATCGTGAGGATCCACCGCTGTCGGTCATCCCGCTCCGCGAGGATCGCGCGGGCCCACTGCTCGGGGGTGATGTTCGGCTGAAGCTCGGCCGCCCGCATCCGCAGCTTCCGATCCGGATGGGCCAGGAGGGCCTCCACGGCGTCCGCCGGCAGCGCACGGTACAGCGCGTACGACGACCGCTCCACCAGGAGCGGCCACAGATCCCTCGGGGTGGCGGGGTTGAGCGCGAGTCCGTCCGCCCACGCGTCCAGCAGCTTCCCGAGGGGCTTCGGCCCCTCGAACAAGGACACCCACGCGGCGGCCCGCTCCTCCGGTGTCTCCGCTCCAGCGGCACGTGCGGCCTCCTCGTGCCGCTCCCTGAGCCGGTCGACGGCGACGAGCCAGACCGCGTACTCCTCGGTCGTGGCGCCCACCATCGCGTCCCCGTCCAGGGACAGCGTGAGGAACTCCGGTTGCCCGGGGCGCGGTCCCAGGACCCCGGCGAGATCCCAGTCGTCGGTGAGCCGGACCCGCACCCATCCCCCGCTGCCGGAGAAGTCGACGAGGAACACCCCGTCGCCGCCAAGGATCCCGGCCTCGGTCGCCAGCCGGTGCCACTGGGCGTTGAGTTCGGCGACCAGGTCCGGCCGGTCGTCCGCCACCGCGACGGTCGGCTCGGTCTCCCACCCGACGACATGCCGCCACGCGAACGGCGGCGGCAGCACCTCCTCGACCCGCCGGTCCCCCACGACCTCCAGCCCGGCCCGGCCCAGCAGTTCTACCAGTTCGTCTCTCCCACCCATGATCCTCATACTGCCCGAGGCGGTTCAGCCCCCGGCGGTGATTTCCACTCCGGAGCCGTCCAGCCGGACCCGCGTCTCGGAGCCCCCGCTCCAGACCACGGTCAACTCGCCCTCTCCCACGGCCCGTACGGTCACCGTCTCCCCCAACGGCACGGCATCGGCGTCAGCGGTGAGCCGGGCCAGCGCGACGAACAGCGTGTCCCCCTCCCCCGTCACCCCGCTCAACTCGTCATCGAGGCCCACAGCAGGCAGCAGTTCGGCCCGGACACCGTCGCGCGCGGCCCATCCCGTCACCCGCACCGGCGTCCCGGGCTCGGCCCCGGACACGAGGAAGGCGCGCACCTCCACGGCTCCCCGCGCGAGCACGACACTGGAAACCCGCGCGCCCCCGGCCGCCCTGTGCCGCGAAGCCGCCCACCCCTCCCCCACACCCAACGGCTCGATCTCCGTACGGTTCGGATCCCCGCCCACGATCAGGCTGTTGTCGTACGACTCCGAGGGCTCGGTCACCGTCGAGTACGCGAGGCGGGTGTAGTACGGGTCGTAGCGGACGTCCTCGCTGCCGTGGTTGTGGAGGCGGACGAGGCCGTCGGAACGGGTGGACTGGAGCAGCCAGTTGGGGGCGGCGATCGAGGTGACCGCGTCGGAGCGTTCGGCCGGGCCCGGCTCCTCCACCGCCGTCCACACCTCGTGGTCCGCCGGGAGGAGCAGGCCGAGGAAGCCCTTGCTCGCCCAGTACGGGGAGGCCGGGCCCGAATAGCCTTGCAGGACGGCGGAGTCGGGACCGTGCCAGCCGAGGGTGAGCAGGCCGCGGGAGTCCACCGCGCCCCGGTCCAGGAAGTACTTGAGGGCTCCGGAGGCCAGCCGTCGGGTCTCGCCCGGGGGCAGCGGGGTGTGGCCCGTCAGCGCGCCCAGCCACAGCGGGACGGTGGTCGCGAAGCGGTACGTCAGGGAGCGGCCCTGGTGCATCGGGGCGCCGTCGGCGCCGAACAGGCGGGCGTAGTCGTCGAGATGGCGGGAGAGGCGGCCGCCGTACAGGTCCAGCAACCGGTCGTCCTGGGCCAGCCAGGCGTGCAGCACCGGGTAGAGGTGCATGGCCCAGCCGTTGTAGTAGTCGAACTTGCGGCCGTCGCCGTCCGTGTACCAACCCTCGCCGACGTACCACTGCTCGATGCGCTCCAGACCTCGGTCGATCGCCTTGCGGGAGGCGTCCGGATCGTGCCCGACCGACGACAGGAAGCCGGCCACCGTGACCGGGAACAGCTCCCAGTTGCAGGGCCAGGCCTCGGCGGTGAGCGCGTCGCCGAGCCAGGCCGCGGTGCGCTGCCGTACGGCGTCGTCCAGACGGTCCCAGAGCAGCGGCTTGGTGATCCGCAGCGCGAACGCGATCGACGCCGCCTCGACCAACGGCTGGCTGCGGTCCGCGATGCGGGGCCAGACTCCCGAGACTCCGGCGGCGAGACCGTCGGCGTACCGCTCCAGC from Streptomyces sp. CC0208 carries:
- a CDS encoding DUF2264 domain-containing protein — protein: MQLPPEDRTLSPHTGYTRAHWEAAADALLAAVEPYATEDRALYHLPGDRESWSGRLSDGLEGYARTLLLAAFRQDATALERYADGLAAGVSGVWPRIADRSQPLVEAASIAFALRITKPLLWDRLDDAVRQRTAAWLGDALTAEAWPCNWELFPVTVAGFLSSVGHDPDASRKAIDRGLERIEQWYVGEGWYTDGDGRKFDYYNGWAMHLYPVLHAWLAQDDRLLDLYGGRLSRHLDDYARLFGADGAPMHQGRSLTYRFATTVPLWLGALTGHTPLPPGETRRLASGALKYFLDRGAVDSRGLLTLGWHGPDSAVLQGYSGPASPYWASKGFLGLLLPADHEVWTAVEEPGPAERSDAVTSIAAPNWLLQSTRSDGLVRLHNHGSEDVRYDPYYTRLAYSTVTEPSESYDNSLIVGGDPNRTEIEPLGVGEGWAASRHRAAGGARVSSVVLARGAVEVRAFLVSGAEPGTPVRVTGWAARDGVRAELLPAVGLDDELSGVTGEGDTLFVALARLTADADAVPLGETVTVRAVGEGELTVVWSGGSETRVRLDGSGVEITAGG